Proteins encoded by one window of Marixanthomonas sp. SCSIO 43207:
- a CDS encoding restriction endonuclease subunit S, giving the protein MVETEIKIQRYESYKDSGVEWLGEIPEHWETRRIKYIFNEINERSEDGNEDLLSVSQYTGVTNKSDKVEAGGMLTNAETLEGYKKVAKGDLVSNIMLAWNGSLGFSPFNGITSPAYSIYRIYGENDNRYFHYLLRTELYKAEFKRNSSGVIESRLRLYTDDFFKIEAILPPLPEQTAIAQFLDDKTTKIDQAIAIKQQQIALLKERKQILIHKAVTRGVPKRHPELDSGSHPVKLKDAGVEWIGEIPEHWEVASVKYILEIPITDGPHTTPQLYEVGIPFISAEAIKNGKIDFNKKRGFISEKDHQLFCLKYKPKRNDIYMVKSGATTGNIAMVNTDEEFSIWSPLAVFRTNNDRMLPSFLYNFLESQAFKKGVELSWSFGTQQNIGMGVLSNLPISIPPLSEQKEIANYIETASAKIENAINLKEQEISKLQEYKSSLINSVVTGKVKVL; this is encoded by the coding sequence ATGGTAGAAACGGAAATTAAAATACAGCGTTACGAGAGTTATAAAGACTCTGGTGTAGAATGGTTAGGTGAAATTCCTGAGCATTGGGAAACAAGAAGAATTAAATATATTTTCAATGAGATAAATGAAAGAAGTGAAGATGGAAATGAAGATTTATTGTCTGTCTCTCAATATACAGGAGTAACAAATAAAAGTGATAAAGTTGAAGCAGGTGGTATGCTTACAAATGCTGAAACATTAGAAGGATATAAAAAAGTAGCAAAGGGTGATTTAGTTAGTAATATTATGCTTGCTTGGAATGGAAGTCTAGGGTTTTCGCCATTTAATGGAATAACTAGTCCAGCTTATTCTATTTATAGAATTTATGGCGAAAACGATAATCGATATTTTCATTATTTATTGAGAACAGAACTATATAAAGCTGAGTTTAAAAGAAATTCTTCTGGTGTAATTGAAAGTAGATTACGTTTGTATACCGATGATTTTTTTAAAATAGAAGCAATCCTTCCACCACTCCCAGAACAAACCGCCATTGCCCAATTTTTAGACGACAAAACCACCAAAATAGACCAAGCGATTGCCATAAAACAGCAACAAATAGCCCTATTAAAAGAACGTAAACAAATCCTCATACACAAAGCAGTAACTCGTGGTGTGCCCAAGCGTCATCCTGAACTTGATTCAGGATCTCATCCTGTAAAACTAAAAGACGCTGGTGTAGAATGGATAGGCGAGATTCCTGAGCATTGGGAGGTTGCTTCAGTAAAATATATTTTAGAAATCCCGATAACAGATGGACCACATACAACACCCCAATTATATGAAGTTGGAATACCTTTTATTTCAGCTGAAGCAATTAAAAATGGAAAAATTGACTTTAATAAAAAACGTGGTTTTATTTCTGAAAAGGATCATCAGCTTTTTTGCTTAAAATATAAACCTAAAAGAAATGATATTTATATGGTAAAATCTGGAGCAACTACGGGAAATATAGCAATGGTTAATACAGATGAAGAGTTTAGTATTTGGTCACCATTAGCTGTTTTTAGAACAAACAATGACCGAATGTTACCAAGTTTTTTATACAACTTTCTGGAATCTCAAGCATTCAAAAAGGGAGTAGAATTAAGTTGGAGCTTTGGTACGCAACAAAATATAGGTATGGGAGTTCTTTCTAATTTGCCAATATCGATTCCACCACTTTCCGAGCAAAAAGAAATCGCCAACTATATAGAAACGGCATCGGCTAAAATAGAAAACGCCATCAACCTAAAAGAGCAAGAAATAAGCAAGCTACAAGAGTATAAAAGTAGTCTCATCAATAGTGTGGTAACGGGTAAGGTT